One genomic segment of Culturomica massiliensis includes these proteins:
- the pseB gene encoding UDP-N-acetylglucosamine 4,6-dehydratase (inverting), producing the protein MLNTRSVLITGGTGSFGKKFVETILRDYPAVRRIVIYSRDELKQFELKQKYPEKEYPQLRFFIGDVRDGERLKRACEGIDVIIHAAAIKQVDTAEYNPDECVKTNIHGAQNVINAALATNVKHVVALSTDKACAPINLYGATKLCSDKLFVAANNIKGGRDLRFSVVRYGNVMGSRGSVIPFFMNRRSTGVLPITHEEMTRFNISLQAGVDLVMFAIGHHLGGEIFIPKIPSYKIVDVAKAIAPDAKIEIVGIRPGEKLHEEMITPTDAMNTIDLGAYYAILPSVSDRYTREDFIKYHNATPVPENFHYSSDKNTEWETVESMREKIKKFVDPNFEIE; encoded by the coding sequence GTCAGTCCTTATTACTGGTGGCACAGGCTCTTTTGGAAAAAAATTTGTAGAGACTATATTGCGAGATTATCCTGCAGTTCGAAGAATTGTTATTTATTCTCGGGATGAATTGAAACAGTTTGAGTTGAAACAAAAATATCCGGAAAAAGAATATCCTCAGTTACGTTTTTTTATCGGAGATGTACGGGATGGAGAGCGTTTAAAGCGGGCTTGTGAAGGTATTGATGTAATTATTCATGCTGCGGCCATAAAGCAAGTAGATACGGCGGAGTATAATCCGGATGAATGTGTAAAAACCAATATACATGGAGCCCAAAATGTGATTAATGCAGCATTGGCAACGAATGTGAAGCATGTTGTGGCATTATCGACTGATAAAGCATGTGCACCGATAAACCTGTATGGTGCTACAAAGTTATGTTCTGACAAATTATTTGTTGCAGCAAATAATATAAAAGGAGGTCGGGATTTGCGTTTTTCGGTTGTGCGTTATGGAAATGTAATGGGATCCAGAGGATCGGTCATTCCTTTTTTTATGAACCGAAGGTCAACGGGAGTACTTCCTATTACTCATGAGGAAATGACTCGATTTAATATTTCATTACAAGCGGGAGTCGATTTAGTGATGTTTGCCATCGGACATCACTTAGGCGGAGAAATTTTTATACCAAAAATACCTTCATACAAAATTGTAGATGTAGCTAAAGCCATAGCTCCGGATGCAAAAATTGAAATTGTCGGGATACGTCCGGGGGAAAAATTGCATGAAGAAATGATCACTCCGACGGATGCCATGAATACGATTGATCTGGGAGCTTATTATGCAATTCTTCCTTCTGTATCAGATCGTTATACGAGAGAAGATTTTATTAAATATCATAACGCAACACCTGTCCCGGAAAATTTCCATTATAGTTCTGATAAAAATACCGAGTGGGAAACAGTAGAATCCATGCGTGAAAAAATAAAAAAATTTGTAGATCCTAATTTTGAAATTGAATGA